CAAACGGGAGGACCGCCATGAAATACAATAGAATCCCTTCCACCTTAAACGTTCGTTTTGAGACGATCGACGACACCAAACTTAGGTTCGCGGAGAACGTTCTTGTCGGACTCGTAATGAGAAGCGACTCGGCCGTAGATCCCGGAACCAACCTTTCCATACAGATAGGAGTGCTCAGTCTTTCCGGCTCGATCGAACTAATGATGAAAGTGATCAAATGCGAACGGATTTCGAACTTCGAATACGACGTTTATCTAAATTACACCGAAAAGGATTTCGGTAAGATAGAGGCGATCGAGGATCTGATCCGGGACCTCGCTTAAAAAGCGGGTAAAAGCGATTCTGAATCGGTCGTTTTCGTTCCTAGGAGCGGAAACGACCGAGACGATTCCGTCTAGGCTACGAATAGATCCGCTTTGCTGATCATCGTCAGCGGAACTTTGCTTACGTTCATTTTATCGGGGAAATAAACGATCTCTTCTCCGACCAATCTCCTGTTTTTGTCCAATTCCACTACGGACCCGTCTTTGAGATGAAGTACGATGTCGATTCCGCGGTAGTTGACATATCTTTCGAGTTGGTCTCTGAATTTATTTCCCTGTTCCATGGTTGCTCCTCGGCAAAAACGTTGAACGGTAGCCTAAAGAACCTAGGTAAAAGTACAAGTTTTTTTTATTTCTTCCTTCG
The genomic region above belongs to Leptospira fletcheri and contains:
- a CDS encoding PilZ domain-containing protein, which translates into the protein MKYNRIPSTLNVRFETIDDTKLRFAENVLVGLVMRSDSAVDPGTNLSIQIGVLSLSGSIELMMKVIKCERISNFEYDVYLNYTEKDFGKIEAIEDLIRDLA